A DNA window from Vanacampus margaritifer isolate UIUO_Vmar chromosome 19, RoL_Vmar_1.0, whole genome shotgun sequence contains the following coding sequences:
- the LOC144039591 gene encoding protein ripply2-like, with protein MWRPWIRTETTASILRAPFNPAETQPKPALFVHPVKLYWPKTKCFDYLYREAEMLLRNYPVQATICPYEDSSSSEEDTEEEEDDSDDSDDEEKEEEEELN; from the exons ATGTGGAGACCGTGGATTAGAACCGAGACGACAGCTTCCATACTTAGG GCTCCTTTCAATCCTGCTGAAACGCAACCCAAACCAGCTCTTTTCGTTCACCCAGTCAA GTTGTACTGGCCCAAAACCAAATGCTTTGACTATCTGTACCGGGAAGCTGAGATGCTCCTTCGGAACTATCCGGTCCAAGCCACCATCTGCCCCTATGAAGACTCTTCGTCAAGTGAGGAAGAcacagaggaagaggaagatgatTCTGATGATAGTGATGATgaagagaaagaggaggaggaggagctcaactaa